From a region of the Acomys russatus chromosome 4, mAcoRus1.1, whole genome shotgun sequence genome:
- the Tcf15 gene encoding transcription factor 15, whose translation MAFALLRPVGAHVLYPDVRLLSEDEENRSESDASDQSFGCCEGLEAAQRGPGPGSGRRASGGAGPVVVVRQRQAANARERDRTQSVNTAFTALRTLIPTEPVDRKLSKIETLRLASSYIAHLANVLLLGDAADDGQPCFRAAGGGKSAVPAADGRQPRSICTFCLSNQRKGGSRRDLGGSCLKVRGVAPLRGPRR comes from the exons ATGGCGTTCGCGCTGCTGCGCCCGGTAGGCGCGCACGTGCTGTACCCAGACGTGCGGCTTTTGAGCGAGGACGAGGAGAACCGTAGCGAGAGCGACGCGTCGGACCAGTCGTTCGGCTGCTGCGAAGGGCTGGAGGCAGCACAGCGCGGCCCGGGTCCCGGGAGCGGGCGGCGGGCGAGCGGCGGCGCGGGACCCGTGGTGGTGGTGCGGCAGCGACAGGCGGCCAACGCGCGCGAGCGGGACCGCACGCAGAGTGTGAACACGGCCTTCACCGCCCTGCGCACGCTCATTCCCACCGAGCCGGTGGACCGAAAGCTGTCCAAGATCGAGACGCTGCGTCTGGCGTCCAGCTACATCGCGCACCTGGCTAACGTGCTGCTGCTGGGCGACGCGGCCGACGACGGGCAGCCGTGTTTCCGCGCGGCGGGCGGTGGCAAGAGCGCGGTCCCCGCCGCCGACGGCCGTCAGCCGCGCTCCATCTGCACCTTCTGTCTCAGCAACCAGCGCAAGGGG gGCAGCCGTCGTGACCTGGGGGGCAGCTGCCTGAAAGTGAGGGGTGTAGCCCCACTCCGAGGGCCTCGGCGATGA